In one Sebastes umbrosus isolate fSebUmb1 chromosome 13, fSebUmb1.pri, whole genome shotgun sequence genomic region, the following are encoded:
- the LOC119500244 gene encoding WD repeat, SAM and U-box domain-containing protein 1-like isoform X1: protein MVSILCTLQQHLDEITCCAFSASLLATCSGDKTLRVYNTTDFSEVSFSPLSGHGYGVHCCCFSPCGSFLLSCSTDGSSMVWGSETGEVAAVLQHPARSALRVCAVAPDSSLLLAGACDGTVALWDFTSRTLLRCSAVSEASVVACCFSPCGQMFVTGCTLGDLKLWDTDINLLHAEKDAHDLGVTCCSFAPQFKVDGCCVEFRLASCGQDSQLKIRIVSQREGAACTMKLLHTLTSQSAPVLSCAFSSDGELVVSGSVDKSVAVYDANLGTLLHTLKQHDRYVTAVALSPTMPWIATGSMDRTVNVWRIGDGVSRTAAESRQTVCQGRKLPGHSRLLVADWSEEDVQTWLCEEGLQELVSIFKANNIDGAELSQLNKETAAELGIESLGLRGRLLRKIEALKAEQSGSDAPDEFLCPITRELMKDPVIAADGYSYERESIESWIRGKNKTSPMTNLFLQTTILTPNRSLKMAITRWKSSQ, encoded by the exons ATGGTGTCAATACTTTGCACTCTTCAACAGCACTTGGACGAGATCACCTGCTGTGCTTTCTCTGCATCTCTGCTCGCCACCTGCTCAGGTGATAAAACTCTGCGTGTTTATAACACCACTGACTTCTCAGAggtttccttctctcctctctctggccACGGCTACGGGgttcactgctgctgcttcagccCGTGTGGCAGCTTCCTGCTCAGCTGCTCCACGGACGGATCCAGCATGGTGTGGGGCTCGGAGACAGGTGAGGTGGCCGCGGTGCTGCAGCATCCGGCCCGCAGTGCGCTCCGAGTCTGCGCGGTGGCTCCGGACTCCTCCCTGCTGCTGGCTGGAGCCTGCGATGGAACCGTGGCCCTCTGGGACTTCACCTCCAGGACTTTACTCAG GTGCAGTGCAGTGAGCGAGGCCAGTGTTGTGGCCTGCTGCTTCTCTCCCTGTGGCCAGATGTTTGTGACCGGCTGCACCCTCGGAGACCTCAAACTGTGGGACACGGACATCAACCTCCTGCATGCTGAGAAGGACGCCCACGACCTGGGGGTCACCTGCTGCAGCTTTGCACCGCAGTTTAAAGTTG ATGGCTGCTGTGTGGAGTTTCGACTGGCCTCCTGTGGACAAGACAGCCAGCTGAAAATACGGATTGTTTCCCAGCGTGAAGGAGCAG CCTGTACCATGAAGCTGCTTCACACTCTCACCAGCCAGTCGGCTCCAGTTCTGTCTTGTGCCTTCTCTTCTGATGGAGAGCTGGTCGTCTCGGG TTCGGTGGATAAAAGTGTTGCAGTATATGATGCG AACCTGGGAACCTTGCTCCACACTTTGAAACAGCACGACAG GTACGTGACGGCCGTTGCTCTGTCTCCCACCATGCCGTGGATTGCAACTGGCTCAATGGACAGAACCGTAAACGTGTGGAGAATAGGAGATGGAGTCAGCAGAACTG CAGCTGAATCAAGGCAGACTGTGTGCCAAG GAAGGAAGTTGCCGGGTCACTCCAGGCTGCTGGTTGCTGATTGGTCTGAGGAGGATGTGCAGACTTGGCTGTGTGAGGAAGGACTGCAGGAGCTTGTCAGCATCTTTAAAGCCAACAACATCGACGGAGCAGAGCTCAGCCAGCTGAACAaggaaacagcagcagagctgGGAATTG AGTCTTTGGGCCTCCGCGGTCGTCTCCTGAGGAAAATCGAGGCCTTGAAGGCAGAGCAGAGTGGTTCAGATGCCCCAGATGAGTTTCTGTGTCCGATCACCAGAGAGCTGATGAAGGATCCAGTCATTGCTGCAG ACGGATATTCCTATGAGCGAGAATCCATCGAGAGCTGGATCAGGGGCAAGAACAAAACCAGCCCCATGACCAACCTGTTCCTACAGACCACGATCCTGACCCCCAATAGATCTCTGAAGATGGCAATAACACGATGGAAGTCAAGCCAGTAA
- the LOC119500244 gene encoding WD repeat, SAM and U-box domain-containing protein 1-like isoform X2 translates to MVSILCTLQQHLDEITCCAFSASLLATCSGDKTLRVYNTTDFSEVSFSPLSGHGYGVHCCCFSPCGSFLLSCSTDGSSMVWGSETGEVAAVLQHPARSALRVCAVAPDSSLLLAGACDGTVALWDFTSRTLLRCSAVSEASVVACCFSPCGQMFVTGCTLGDLKLWDTDINLLHAEKDAHDLGVTCCSFAPQFKVDGCCVEFRLASCGQDSQLKIRIVSQREGAACTMKLLHTLTSQSAPVLSCAFSSDGELVVSGSVDKSVAVYDANLGTLLHTLKQHDRYVTAVALSPTMPWIATGSMDRTVNVWRIGDGVSRTGRKLPGHSRLLVADWSEEDVQTWLCEEGLQELVSIFKANNIDGAELSQLNKETAAELGIESLGLRGRLLRKIEALKAEQSGSDAPDEFLCPITRELMKDPVIAADGYSYERESIESWIRGKNKTSPMTNLFLQTTILTPNRSLKMAITRWKSSQ, encoded by the exons ATGGTGTCAATACTTTGCACTCTTCAACAGCACTTGGACGAGATCACCTGCTGTGCTTTCTCTGCATCTCTGCTCGCCACCTGCTCAGGTGATAAAACTCTGCGTGTTTATAACACCACTGACTTCTCAGAggtttccttctctcctctctctggccACGGCTACGGGgttcactgctgctgcttcagccCGTGTGGCAGCTTCCTGCTCAGCTGCTCCACGGACGGATCCAGCATGGTGTGGGGCTCGGAGACAGGTGAGGTGGCCGCGGTGCTGCAGCATCCGGCCCGCAGTGCGCTCCGAGTCTGCGCGGTGGCTCCGGACTCCTCCCTGCTGCTGGCTGGAGCCTGCGATGGAACCGTGGCCCTCTGGGACTTCACCTCCAGGACTTTACTCAG GTGCAGTGCAGTGAGCGAGGCCAGTGTTGTGGCCTGCTGCTTCTCTCCCTGTGGCCAGATGTTTGTGACCGGCTGCACCCTCGGAGACCTCAAACTGTGGGACACGGACATCAACCTCCTGCATGCTGAGAAGGACGCCCACGACCTGGGGGTCACCTGCTGCAGCTTTGCACCGCAGTTTAAAGTTG ATGGCTGCTGTGTGGAGTTTCGACTGGCCTCCTGTGGACAAGACAGCCAGCTGAAAATACGGATTGTTTCCCAGCGTGAAGGAGCAG CCTGTACCATGAAGCTGCTTCACACTCTCACCAGCCAGTCGGCTCCAGTTCTGTCTTGTGCCTTCTCTTCTGATGGAGAGCTGGTCGTCTCGGG TTCGGTGGATAAAAGTGTTGCAGTATATGATGCG AACCTGGGAACCTTGCTCCACACTTTGAAACAGCACGACAG GTACGTGACGGCCGTTGCTCTGTCTCCCACCATGCCGTGGATTGCAACTGGCTCAATGGACAGAACCGTAAACGTGTGGAGAATAGGAGATGGAGTCAGCAGAACTG GAAGGAAGTTGCCGGGTCACTCCAGGCTGCTGGTTGCTGATTGGTCTGAGGAGGATGTGCAGACTTGGCTGTGTGAGGAAGGACTGCAGGAGCTTGTCAGCATCTTTAAAGCCAACAACATCGACGGAGCAGAGCTCAGCCAGCTGAACAaggaaacagcagcagagctgGGAATTG AGTCTTTGGGCCTCCGCGGTCGTCTCCTGAGGAAAATCGAGGCCTTGAAGGCAGAGCAGAGTGGTTCAGATGCCCCAGATGAGTTTCTGTGTCCGATCACCAGAGAGCTGATGAAGGATCCAGTCATTGCTGCAG ACGGATATTCCTATGAGCGAGAATCCATCGAGAGCTGGATCAGGGGCAAGAACAAAACCAGCCCCATGACCAACCTGTTCCTACAGACCACGATCCTGACCCCCAATAGATCTCTGAAGATGGCAATAACACGATGGAAGTCAAGCCAGTAA